The following are encoded in a window of Cupriavidus oxalaticus genomic DNA:
- a CDS encoding LysR family transcriptional regulator, producing the protein MRGFETDQLRTFVTVADSGSLSAAAPRLFLSQSSVSEQLRKLEERAGVPLLSRGRHGAVPTPAGARLLEHARRILALNELALQELRGHALEGELRLAVTDYFRPGEIAGMLRRLRERYPYLRLHVTVMKSAAIDAAAEMDAFDIGLSMRLPRGRDTQGRSTRGTVLRREPLAWVAASGEADALPATLPLVLLADTCSLHRFVVQLLLRKRLPFEIAHSASGVAGLHLALAAGLGLSCLNASAIGPGVAPLDGGTVARLGLPRLPDAEFFLLPARRSQSPFIAEARNVLAEQLA; encoded by the coding sequence ATGCGTGGATTCGAAACAGACCAGTTGCGCACCTTCGTCACCGTTGCCGACAGCGGCAGCCTGTCGGCCGCGGCGCCACGGCTGTTCCTGTCGCAGTCGTCGGTCAGCGAGCAGTTGCGCAAGCTGGAAGAGCGCGCCGGCGTGCCGCTGCTGTCGCGCGGGCGGCACGGCGCGGTGCCGACGCCGGCCGGTGCGCGGCTGCTGGAGCACGCGCGCCGCATCCTCGCGCTGAACGAGCTGGCGCTGCAGGAGCTGCGTGGGCACGCGCTGGAAGGCGAGCTGCGGCTTGCCGTCACCGACTACTTCCGCCCGGGCGAAATCGCCGGCATGCTGCGGCGCCTGCGCGAACGCTATCCCTACCTGCGGCTGCACGTGACGGTGATGAAGAGTGCGGCGATCGATGCCGCCGCCGAGATGGATGCTTTCGATATCGGCCTGAGCATGCGCCTGCCGCGCGGCCGCGACACACAAGGCAGGAGCACGCGAGGCACGGTGCTGCGGCGCGAACCGCTGGCCTGGGTGGCGGCCTCCGGCGAGGCCGACGCCTTGCCCGCCACGCTGCCGCTGGTGCTGCTGGCCGACACCTGCTCACTGCACCGGTTCGTGGTTCAGCTGCTGCTGCGCAAGCGCCTGCCCTTCGAGATCGCGCACTCGGCCTCGGGCGTGGCGGGCCTGCATCTCGCGCTCGCAGCCGGGCTGGGGCTGTCCTGCCTGAATGCCTCGGCGATCGGGCCAGGTGTCGCGCCGCTGGATGGCGGCACGGTCGCGCGGCTCGGCTTGCCGCGCCTGCCCGACGCGGAGTTCTTCCTGCTGCCCGCCCGCCGTAGCCAATCGCCCTTCATTGCCGAAGCCCGCAACGTGCTCGCCGAGCAGTTGGCCTGA
- a CDS encoding recombination-associated protein RdgC, whose product MWFKNLQVHRFSAPWTSGADEVEASLAKHAFYPGTSLEMQTQGWASPRDNGQLVHTVGRQMLLTLRTEKKLLPTTVVNQVTRARAAEIEEQQGYKPGRKQLKELKEQVTEELLPRAFSIRRDTRVWIDPDNGWLAIDAAAAAKADEVRGMLFKALDPLPLVNLHVNQSPVAAMTEWLAGDAAPGGFTVDQEIELQSGSESKATVRYVRHPLDPEDLRRHIAAGKRCTRLAMTWNDRVSFVLTDGLVVKKVAPLDVIKEQADGTTHDEDERFDADFAMMAGELSGLLGDLTEALGGERKS is encoded by the coding sequence ATGTGGTTCAAGAACCTGCAGGTCCATCGTTTCTCCGCTCCGTGGACGTCCGGCGCCGACGAAGTCGAAGCCAGCCTGGCGAAGCACGCCTTCTACCCCGGCACCAGCCTCGAAATGCAGACGCAGGGCTGGGCCTCGCCCCGTGACAACGGCCAGCTGGTCCACACCGTTGGCCGCCAGATGCTGCTGACGCTGCGCACCGAGAAGAAGCTGCTGCCGACCACCGTGGTCAACCAGGTCACGCGCGCACGCGCCGCGGAGATCGAGGAACAGCAAGGCTACAAGCCGGGCCGCAAGCAGCTGAAGGAACTGAAGGAGCAGGTCACCGAGGAACTGCTGCCGCGCGCCTTCAGCATCCGCCGCGACACGCGCGTGTGGATCGACCCGGACAACGGCTGGCTGGCGATCGACGCCGCCGCCGCGGCCAAGGCCGACGAAGTGCGCGGCATGCTGTTCAAGGCGCTGGATCCGCTGCCGCTGGTCAACCTGCATGTCAACCAGTCGCCGGTGGCGGCGATGACCGAATGGCTGGCCGGCGATGCCGCGCCGGGCGGTTTCACCGTCGACCAGGAAATCGAGCTGCAGTCCGGCAGCGAAAGCAAGGCCACCGTGCGCTACGTGCGCCACCCGCTTGATCCCGAAGACCTGCGCCGCCACATTGCCGCCGGCAAGCGCTGCACGCGCCTGGCGATGACCTGGAACGACCGCGTCTCGTTCGTGCTGACCGACGGGCTGGTGGTGAAGAAGGTTGCGCCGCTGGACGTGATCAAGGAACAGGCCGACGGCACCACGCATGACGAAGACGAGCGCTTCGATGCCGACTTTGCCATGATGGCCGGCGAGCTGTCGGGCCTGCTGGGCGACCTGACCGAAGCGCTGGGCGGCGAACGCAAGAGCTGA
- a CDS encoding thioesterase family protein, whose amino-acid sequence MARLQLDLPDDQFCYSTHLTVRVTDINSANHLANDSMISMISEARARFLYEFGSEGDQVEGLGIIVTDLATVYRNEAHARDQLLFEVGVMDFNKYGGDIIFRITRPADGALIAMAKSGFVFFDYAGKTVVPMPAGFAGRFPKVNWVPKLA is encoded by the coding sequence ATGGCCCGTCTTCAGCTCGACCTTCCCGACGACCAGTTCTGCTATTCGACCCACCTGACCGTGCGCGTCACCGACATCAACTCGGCCAACCACCTGGCCAACGATTCGATGATCTCCATGATCTCCGAGGCGCGCGCCCGCTTCCTCTATGAATTCGGCAGCGAGGGCGACCAGGTGGAAGGGCTCGGTATCATCGTCACGGATCTGGCGACCGTGTACCGCAACGAAGCGCACGCGCGCGACCAGCTGCTGTTCGAGGTCGGCGTGATGGACTTCAACAAGTACGGCGGCGACATCATCTTCCGTATCACGCGCCCGGCTGACGGCGCGCTGATCGCCATGGCCAAGTCTGGCTTCGTGTTCTTCGACTACGCCGGCAAGACCGTGGTGCCGATGCCGGCCGGGTTTGCCGGCCGTTTCCCCAAGGTGAACTGGGTGCCGAAACTGGCGTAA
- a CDS encoding vWA domain-containing protein: MQALADFHFLRPWWLLVLVPAVLLVWAVRRRGDVRRRWRDAIAPQLLDALMVGERRRLAIRPVHLTALLLALGAIALAGPAWERERPPFLDDKAPLAIAIDLSPTMDAIDVTPTRLERAKLKVKALLARRDGGRTAIWAYAGSTHLVLPLTDDATLLQTFVDALQTRIMPAPGRDTALALRTIDAALAHEEVPGTILFLTDGVETAAVRAFKTQAGSGRSQPVVLAIGTERGGPLRSGTDGFVEKDGVRVFARMDTAALKRFGDDTGVPVATFTPDSDDDVAWVQRHVQSHLAQKQSADNTRWKDEGWWLTLPIALLGVLWFRKGWTVRWIAGGLLAVALAAPPQALRAQASAPDADAPRAWRFVDLWLTHDQQGRRAFERGDFAGAAALFDDPMWRGVAQYRAGQYAQAVQSFALIDSPESDFNQGDALARLGKYKDAAARYRQALKRRPQWPAAAANLALMEKLAAKAEKPKEGEEPPDIKPDEVKVDSESRPPEGEGKKLEMGAVESAETWMRAIQTTPTELLQRKFALQQNQAQPGAGAKP; encoded by the coding sequence ATGCAGGCGCTCGCGGATTTCCATTTCCTGCGCCCGTGGTGGCTGCTGGTGCTGGTCCCGGCAGTGCTGCTGGTGTGGGCGGTGCGCCGCCGCGGCGACGTGCGGCGCCGCTGGCGCGATGCGATCGCTCCGCAGCTGCTGGACGCGTTGATGGTGGGCGAGCGGCGCCGGCTGGCCATCCGCCCGGTGCACCTGACCGCGCTGCTGCTTGCGCTCGGCGCCATTGCGCTGGCCGGTCCCGCGTGGGAGCGCGAGCGCCCGCCGTTCCTCGACGACAAGGCGCCGCTGGCGATCGCCATCGACCTGTCGCCGACCATGGATGCCATCGACGTGACGCCCACGCGGCTCGAGCGCGCCAAGCTCAAGGTCAAGGCGCTGCTGGCGCGCCGCGACGGCGGGCGTACGGCCATCTGGGCCTATGCCGGCTCCACGCACCTGGTGCTGCCGCTGACCGACGATGCCACGCTGCTGCAGACCTTTGTCGACGCGCTGCAGACGCGCATCATGCCGGCGCCCGGCAGGGACACCGCGCTGGCGCTGCGCACCATCGATGCGGCGCTCGCGCACGAGGAGGTGCCCGGCACCATCCTGTTCCTGACCGACGGCGTGGAGACCGCCGCCGTGCGCGCGTTCAAGACCCAGGCAGGCAGCGGGCGCAGCCAGCCGGTGGTGCTGGCGATCGGCACCGAACGCGGCGGCCCGCTGCGCAGCGGCACCGACGGCTTTGTCGAGAAGGACGGCGTGCGCGTGTTCGCGCGCATGGACACGGCCGCGCTCAAGCGCTTTGGCGACGATACCGGCGTGCCGGTCGCCACGTTCACGCCCGACAGCGACGACGACGTCGCCTGGGTGCAGCGTCATGTGCAATCGCACCTCGCGCAGAAGCAGTCGGCGGACAACACGCGCTGGAAGGATGAGGGCTGGTGGCTGACGCTTCCCATCGCGCTGCTCGGCGTGCTGTGGTTCCGCAAGGGCTGGACCGTGCGCTGGATCGCCGGCGGGCTGCTTGCCGTGGCGCTGGCGGCGCCGCCGCAGGCGCTGCGCGCGCAGGCTTCGGCGCCCGATGCCGATGCGCCGCGCGCGTGGCGCTTTGTCGACCTGTGGCTCACGCATGACCAGCAGGGCCGCCGGGCGTTCGAGCGTGGCGACTTTGCCGGTGCCGCCGCGCTGTTCGACGATCCCATGTGGCGCGGCGTGGCCCAGTACCGCGCGGGGCAATACGCGCAGGCGGTGCAGAGTTTTGCGCTGATCGATTCGCCCGAGAGCGACTTCAACCAGGGCGATGCGCTGGCACGGCTGGGCAAGTACAAGGACGCGGCGGCGCGCTACCGGCAGGCCCTGAAGCGCCGCCCGCAATGGCCTGCGGCAGCGGCCAACCTGGCGCTCATGGAGAAGCTGGCCGCGAAGGCGGAAAAACCGAAGGAAGGCGAGGAGCCGCCCGACATCAAGCCCGACGAAGTGAAGGTCGACAGCGAGTCCAGGCCGCCCGAAGGCGAGGGCAAGAAGCTGGAGATGGGCGCGGTCGAAAGCGCCGAGACCTGGATGCGCGCGATCCAGACCACGCCGACCGAACTGCTGCAGCGCAAGTTCGCGCTGCAGCAGAACCAGGCGCAGCCGGGCGCCGGAGCCAAGCCATGA
- a CDS encoding BatD family protein encodes MTRAGRGFGIWLAGLALWLASALALAADPVVRVDVAAQQPVLPGQQIRIDVTVLAPNFFLSAPVFPTLQVPGAIVTMPDDRGQNTVETIDGVSYAGIRKTYLFAAEQGGDFQLPQVSIVFTYSGDDGKPRQGSVTLPATTIRAAGAAGAPAVATLPVARLNVTQRFDRPVSGPQAQIHAGDALVRTITTFAPQTQAMMIRPPKVEAPAGVRVFAGDPQLSDAAHDSAGNTGGSRTDRITYVFEHAGTYTLPAIKVEWFDPVTRKPGESEAPEVKVDVAAAPHLAGLSPTGPHAAPLPGEGGTVWRLWLWAAGGALVLLLAWLLLHWVRPRVARLRRALAARRSARAAGSEARLAALLQACRANDAPAAYRALGVWSRTAWGKAPSEWAAGTGDAALVSAVDELERRLFGAGTGTGQWSGSELAGLLPKYGPPHRPVRAHRATPAALPPLNP; translated from the coding sequence ATGACGCGCGCGGGTCGGGGCTTCGGCATCTGGCTCGCCGGCCTTGCGCTGTGGCTGGCGAGCGCGCTCGCGCTGGCGGCCGATCCCGTCGTGCGCGTCGATGTGGCGGCACAGCAGCCCGTGCTGCCGGGCCAGCAGATCCGCATCGACGTGACGGTACTGGCGCCCAACTTCTTCCTGTCGGCGCCGGTCTTTCCGACGCTGCAGGTGCCCGGCGCGATCGTCACCATGCCGGACGACCGCGGCCAGAACACGGTCGAGACCATCGACGGCGTCAGCTACGCCGGCATCCGAAAGACCTACCTGTTTGCCGCGGAGCAGGGCGGTGACTTCCAGTTGCCGCAGGTCTCCATCGTCTTCACCTATTCCGGCGACGACGGCAAGCCGCGCCAGGGCAGCGTGACGCTGCCGGCCACCACGATCCGCGCCGCGGGCGCAGCCGGCGCGCCGGCCGTTGCCACGCTGCCGGTGGCGCGCCTGAACGTCACGCAGCGCTTCGACCGCCCGGTCAGCGGCCCGCAGGCGCAAATCCATGCCGGCGACGCGCTGGTGCGCACCATCACTACGTTCGCGCCGCAGACGCAGGCCATGATGATCCGGCCGCCAAAGGTGGAAGCGCCGGCCGGCGTGCGCGTGTTCGCGGGCGATCCGCAACTCAGCGATGCCGCGCACGACAGCGCGGGCAACACCGGCGGCAGCCGCACGGACCGCATCACCTATGTGTTCGAGCACGCCGGGACCTATACGCTGCCGGCGATCAAGGTGGAATGGTTCGACCCGGTCACGCGCAAGCCGGGCGAATCGGAGGCGCCCGAGGTGAAGGTGGACGTGGCCGCCGCGCCGCACCTCGCAGGACTGTCCCCGACCGGCCCGCACGCCGCGCCGTTGCCCGGGGAGGGCGGCACCGTGTGGCGCCTGTGGCTGTGGGCGGCCGGCGGTGCCCTGGTATTGCTGCTGGCATGGCTGCTGCTGCATTGGGTACGGCCGCGCGTGGCACGCCTGCGCCGGGCGCTCGCGGCACGGCGCAGCGCCAGGGCAGCCGGCAGCGAGGCGCGGCTCGCGGCGCTGCTGCAGGCCTGCCGCGCGAACGACGCGCCGGCAGCCTATCGCGCCCTGGGCGTGTGGTCGCGCACCGCGTGGGGCAAGGCCCCGTCGGAGTGGGCGGCGGGCACTGGCGACGCGGCGCTGGTGTCCGCCGTTGATGAACTCGAACGGCGCCTGTTCGGCGCCGGCACCGGCACGGGGCAATGGAGCGGCAGCGAACTTGCGGGCCTGTTGCCGAAGTACGGCCCCCCACACCGGCCTGTCCGTGCGCATCGGGCCACGCCTGCAGCCCTGCCGCCGCTCAATCCCTGA
- a CDS encoding aldo/keto reductase: MKQITLPDGERIPALGMGTWNMGETPAARAEEIATLRLGLDLGLRLIDTAEMYGEGQSEEMIGEALAGRRDEAFLVSKVYPFNASRRGTVQACERSLQRLRTDRIDLYLLHWRGGVPLEETVAAMQALQRDGKIRHWGVSNLDLADLQELWDAPGGDGMATNQLLYNLARRGIEWDLLPWLRQRGIPVMAYSPIEQSRLLGNPGLKRFARGHGMTAAQAALAWLLAQDGVIAIPKTGRRERLQENIGALSHPLSAVQLAELDRIFPPPDGPGALEML; the protein is encoded by the coding sequence ATGAAACAGATCACCCTGCCCGACGGCGAGCGCATTCCCGCGCTCGGCATGGGAACGTGGAACATGGGCGAGACTCCCGCCGCGCGCGCCGAAGAGATCGCCACGCTGAGGCTGGGCCTGGACCTGGGCCTGCGGCTGATCGATACCGCCGAGATGTATGGCGAGGGCCAGTCCGAGGAAATGATCGGCGAGGCCCTGGCCGGGCGGCGCGACGAGGCCTTCCTGGTCAGCAAGGTCTATCCGTTCAACGCCAGCCGCCGCGGCACCGTGCAGGCGTGCGAGCGCAGCCTGCAGCGGCTGCGCACCGACCGCATCGACCTGTACCTGCTGCACTGGCGCGGCGGCGTGCCGCTGGAAGAGACCGTCGCCGCCATGCAGGCGCTGCAGCGCGACGGCAAGATCCGCCACTGGGGCGTCAGCAACCTGGACCTGGCGGACCTGCAGGAATTGTGGGACGCGCCCGGCGGCGACGGCATGGCCACCAACCAGCTGCTATATAACCTCGCCCGGCGCGGCATCGAATGGGACCTGCTGCCGTGGCTGCGCCAGCGCGGCATCCCGGTGATGGCCTATTCGCCGATCGAGCAGTCGCGGCTGCTGGGCAACCCGGGGCTGAAGCGCTTCGCGCGCGGGCACGGCATGACCGCGGCGCAGGCGGCGCTGGCCTGGCTGCTGGCGCAGGACGGCGTCATCGCCATTCCCAAGACCGGCCGGCGCGAGCGCCTGCAGGAGAATATCGGCGCGCTGTCGCACCCGTTGTCGGCGGTCCAGCTGGCCGAACTCGACCGCATCTTCCCGCCGCCGGACGGGCCGGGGGCGCTGGAGATGCTGTGA
- a CDS encoding BPSL1445 family SYLF domain-containing lipoprotein codes for MKRRNFLTASAGLALGSLALGACTTTPPDAPSDKAARRRELDSGVDATLSRLYGSVNGSRELGNRARGILVFPKTLSAGFIVGGEYGDGALRSGGATRGYYRLVSGSVGWQIGAQSKSVILMFLTQDAYDKFVRSSGWTAGVDATVALATVGASGVLDTNTAQQPIVGFVMTNAGLMAGLSLEGSKITRLDL; via the coding sequence ATGAAACGTCGAAACTTCCTGACCGCCAGCGCGGGCCTGGCCCTGGGCAGCCTGGCACTGGGTGCCTGCACCACCACTCCGCCCGACGCGCCGTCCGACAAGGCGGCACGGCGGCGCGAGCTCGACTCCGGCGTCGATGCCACGCTGTCGCGCCTCTATGGCTCGGTCAACGGCTCGCGTGAACTCGGCAATCGCGCGCGCGGCATCCTGGTGTTCCCCAAGACGTTGTCGGCAGGCTTTATCGTCGGTGGCGAGTATGGCGACGGTGCGCTGCGCTCCGGCGGCGCCACGCGCGGCTACTACCGCCTGGTCTCCGGCTCGGTCGGCTGGCAGATCGGCGCGCAATCCAAGTCGGTGATCCTGATGTTCCTGACACAGGACGCGTACGACAAGTTCGTGCGCAGCTCAGGCTGGACTGCTGGTGTCGATGCTACCGTCGCACTGGCGACGGTCGGCGCCAGCGGCGTGCTCGACACCAACACCGCGCAGCAGCCGATCGTCGGTTTCGTGATGACCAACGCGGGGTTGATGGCGGGCCTGAGTCTCGAAGGCAGCAAGATCACCCGGCTCGACCTGTAA
- a CDS encoding DUF58 domain-containing protein yields MRSHLASLARSPVPAGPGQATRAQPGVSVDAAALAALEVAARDFHFLPRQPVHSVLAGRHASRVRGRGLTFEEVRGYLPGDDIRSMDWRVTARTGKPHVRVYSEEKDRPVLLLVDQRINMFFGSRRAMKSVVAAEAAALAAWRVLSEGDRVGGLVFGDGGCTELAPRRSRQAVEHLLGEIARHNQALRADAPARRGAGQLNAALERAARLARHDHLVIVISDFDGHDAATRDLMLSMSARNDLLTMLVYDPFLLELPDSGHLVVSDGELQVELGFGQASTRKGIAEFVDAQSRDLLGWHRAIGVPLLPLSAAEETPLQLRRLLGQALPQGQGTLRARQGGRP; encoded by the coding sequence ATGCGGTCCCATCTCGCGTCGCTCGCCCGCTCGCCGGTGCCAGCCGGGCCCGGCCAGGCTACGCGCGCGCAGCCTGGTGTCAGCGTCGATGCCGCGGCACTGGCGGCGCTCGAAGTCGCCGCACGCGATTTCCATTTCCTGCCGCGCCAGCCGGTGCACAGTGTGCTGGCGGGCCGGCATGCCTCCAGGGTGCGCGGGCGCGGCCTGACTTTCGAGGAGGTGCGCGGCTACCTGCCCGGCGACGATATCCGCAGCATGGACTGGCGCGTCACGGCGCGCACCGGCAAGCCGCACGTACGCGTGTACAGCGAGGAGAAGGACCGGCCGGTGCTGCTGCTCGTGGACCAGCGCATCAACATGTTCTTCGGCAGCCGCCGCGCGATGAAGTCCGTGGTCGCGGCGGAGGCCGCGGCGCTGGCCGCGTGGCGCGTGCTGTCGGAGGGCGACCGCGTCGGCGGCCTGGTGTTCGGCGACGGCGGATGCACCGAGCTGGCGCCGCGCCGCAGCCGCCAGGCGGTCGAGCACCTGCTCGGCGAGATCGCGCGCCATAACCAGGCGCTGCGCGCCGATGCCCCCGCACGGCGCGGCGCCGGCCAGCTCAATGCCGCGCTCGAACGCGCGGCACGGCTTGCGCGGCATGACCACCTGGTCATCGTCATCAGCGACTTCGACGGGCATGACGCGGCCACGCGCGACCTGATGCTGTCGATGAGCGCCCGCAACGACCTGCTGACGATGCTGGTCTATGACCCGTTCCTGCTCGAACTGCCGGACTCCGGCCACCTTGTCGTCAGCGACGGCGAGCTGCAGGTCGAGCTGGGCTTCGGCCAGGCTTCCACGCGCAAGGGCATCGCCGAATTCGTCGATGCGCAGAGCCGCGACCTGCTGGGCTGGCATCGCGCCATCGGCGTGCCGCTGCTGCCGCTGTCGGCCGCTGAGGAAACGCCGCTGCAGTTGCGCCGCCTGCTCGGGCAAGCGCTGCCGCAAGGCCAGGGAACGCTGCGCGCCCGGCAGGGAGGGCGGCCATGA
- a CDS encoding AAA family ATPase, which translates to MSTRDDVLALQQRMGEAIVGQQHMIERMLLGLLADGHLLVEGLPGLAKTRAIKVLARNLEAKLSRIQFTPDLLPADITGSEVYYTEGGKGEFRFQAGPIFANLVLADEVNRSPAKVQAALLEAMEERQVTVGGVTHKLDPLFLVMATQNPIEQEGTYPLPEAQMDRFLMHVNVTYPEAAAEAQIVALARAEESGAAAGAQAGAVQRLAPEVIFAARAEIHGIHVSEAVARYMVALVHATRAPKAVDDELDRWIQVGASPRGSIGLDKVARAHAWLHGHDFVSPEDVQAVVHEVFRHRLILSYEAHAAGVSADAVIDRLVQQVAVA; encoded by the coding sequence ATGAGCACCCGTGACGACGTGCTGGCACTGCAGCAGCGGATGGGCGAAGCCATCGTCGGCCAGCAGCACATGATCGAGCGCATGTTGCTGGGCCTGCTCGCCGATGGCCACCTGCTGGTGGAAGGGCTGCCGGGCCTGGCCAAGACGCGTGCGATCAAGGTGCTGGCGCGGAACCTGGAAGCGAAGCTGTCGCGCATCCAGTTCACGCCCGACCTGCTGCCGGCCGATATCACGGGCTCCGAGGTGTATTACACCGAGGGCGGCAAGGGCGAGTTCCGCTTCCAGGCCGGGCCGATCTTTGCCAACCTGGTGCTTGCCGACGAGGTCAACCGTTCGCCGGCCAAGGTGCAGGCGGCGTTGCTCGAAGCCATGGAAGAGCGCCAGGTCACCGTCGGCGGCGTCACCCACAAGCTCGACCCGCTGTTCCTGGTCATGGCCACGCAGAACCCGATCGAGCAGGAAGGCACCTACCCGCTGCCCGAAGCGCAGATGGACCGCTTCCTGATGCACGTCAACGTGACTTATCCCGAAGCCGCCGCCGAGGCGCAGATCGTTGCGCTGGCGCGCGCCGAGGAGTCCGGCGCCGCCGCCGGTGCCCAGGCGGGCGCCGTGCAAAGGCTGGCACCCGAAGTCATTTTCGCCGCGCGGGCCGAGATCCACGGCATCCACGTGAGCGAAGCGGTCGCGCGCTACATGGTCGCGCTCGTGCATGCCACGCGCGCGCCCAAGGCCGTCGACGACGAGCTGGACCGCTGGATCCAGGTCGGCGCGAGCCCGCGCGGCTCCATCGGACTGGACAAGGTGGCGCGCGCGCATGCCTGGCTGCACGGGCACGACTTCGTCTCGCCCGAGGACGTGCAGGCCGTGGTGCACGAAGTGTTCCGCCACCGCCTGATCCTGTCGTACGAGGCGCACGCGGCCGGTGTCAGCGCCGATGCCGTGATCGACCGCCTGGTGCAGCAGGTGGCCGTAGCCTGA
- a CDS encoding vWA domain-containing protein — MYQFEYPWLFVLLPLPLLLWWLLPPYREESPSVRLPFFGEVASAAGLKPAPGAVVPRRNWLQRILAPLAWALLVTALARPQFLEAPLEKVQPARDLLLALDLSQSMDTQDFRDPAGALVPRVQAVREVVSRFVTRRPGDRIGLIVFGDAPYPLAPFTLDHVLVQAMIHDLLPGMAGPSTALGDAIGLGIKMFDRSQAPEKVLIVLTDGNDTASKMPPERAADIAKQRHVIVHTIGIGDPAAEGEQRVDLGVLQRIAAQTGGRYFFGADQAGLESIYATLDRITPHNHKTLSWRPRRELFMWPLGAAVSVVLVYQLIMAVWSAWLSRPRRHGAPQPAAEEP, encoded by the coding sequence ATGTACCAGTTTGAATACCCGTGGCTCTTCGTGCTGCTGCCGCTGCCCTTGCTGCTGTGGTGGCTGTTGCCGCCGTATCGCGAGGAAAGCCCTTCGGTGCGCCTGCCGTTCTTCGGCGAGGTGGCAAGCGCGGCGGGGCTGAAGCCGGCGCCGGGCGCGGTCGTGCCGCGCCGCAACTGGCTGCAGCGTATTCTGGCGCCGCTCGCGTGGGCGCTGCTGGTGACGGCGCTGGCGCGCCCGCAGTTCCTGGAGGCGCCGCTCGAGAAGGTGCAGCCGGCGCGCGACCTGCTGCTCGCGCTGGACCTGTCGCAGTCGATGGATACGCAGGATTTCCGCGACCCGGCCGGCGCGCTGGTCCCGCGCGTGCAGGCGGTGCGCGAGGTGGTCAGCCGTTTCGTGACGCGCCGGCCCGGCGACCGCATCGGCCTGATCGTGTTCGGCGACGCGCCGTACCCGCTGGCGCCGTTCACGCTGGACCACGTGCTCGTGCAGGCCATGATCCATGACCTGCTGCCCGGCATGGCCGGGCCCAGCACGGCGCTCGGCGATGCCATCGGCCTTGGCATCAAGATGTTCGACCGGAGCCAGGCGCCCGAGAAGGTGCTGATCGTGCTGACCGACGGCAACGACACCGCCAGCAAGATGCCGCCCGAACGCGCCGCGGATATCGCGAAGCAGCGGCATGTGATCGTGCATACGATCGGCATCGGCGACCCTGCCGCCGAGGGCGAGCAGCGCGTCGATCTCGGCGTGCTGCAGCGCATCGCCGCACAGACGGGCGGACGTTATTTCTTCGGCGCGGACCAGGCGGGACTCGAGAGCATCTACGCGACGCTCGACCGCATCACGCCGCATAACCACAAGACGCTGTCGTGGCGGCCGCGCCGCGAGCTGTTCATGTGGCCGCTCGGCGCGGCGGTGAGCGTGGTGCTGGTGTACCAGCTCATCATGGCGGTGTGGTCGGCCTGGCTATCGCGTCCGCGCCGGCATGGTGCGCCGCAGCCTGCGGCGGAGGAGCCATGA
- a CDS encoding DUF4381 domain-containing protein codes for MSDLTHSTAAPDSATIAGDLRQMAEVVVPPPPSWRPQTIGWPVAGAIVLALLAFAAGRWWRHYRANRYRREALAELARLRAGMSASPQARAHALVAMAELLKRTALAAWPRTEVASMAGAEWARFLQAHAGKAGAAAPVLATLVNDAQYRDAAALAQWPDSQATATAAACQQWIAGHHVPV; via the coding sequence ATGAGCGACCTGACGCACAGCACGGCCGCGCCGGACAGCGCCACGATTGCCGGCGATCTCCGGCAGATGGCCGAGGTGGTCGTACCGCCGCCGCCGTCGTGGCGGCCGCAGACCATCGGCTGGCCGGTGGCGGGCGCGATCGTGCTGGCGCTGCTGGCCTTCGCGGCCGGGCGCTGGTGGCGCCACTACCGCGCCAACCGCTACCGCCGCGAGGCGCTGGCCGAACTGGCACGATTGCGCGCAGGCATGTCCGCGTCGCCGCAGGCTCGCGCGCACGCACTCGTCGCCATGGCGGAACTGCTCAAGCGCACCGCGCTGGCGGCGTGGCCGCGCACAGAGGTGGCGAGCATGGCCGGTGCGGAGTGGGCGCGGTTCCTGCAAGCCCATGCGGGCAAGGCCGGCGCGGCGGCGCCGGTGCTCGCGACGCTGGTCAACGACGCGCAGTACCGCGATGCGGCCGCGCTGGCGCAATGGCCCGACAGCCAGGCGACGGCCACCGCCGCGGCCTGCCAGCAATGGATTGCCGGCCACCATGTACCAGTTTGA